The window TTCCCGGGTCGATCCATCACCCCGGCGCGCGCGGTTGCCACCAGTTGATCCGCGACGGCGCGGTGCTGGTGGAAACCATCGAACATATCCTCGAAGCCCTGCGTGGCTGGCAGCATCTGCCGCACTGCGCAGAAACGTCGAAACCCGATCATCCGTTGCTTGCTCTGCTTCACGCGGCGCCGCACACCAGTGAGGCACTGGCCGACAGCAGTGGCTGGGCTTTGCCCAAAGTCCTGGCGGCCCTTACCGAACTGGAAATGGATGGCCGCGCCGTGAGTGAAAACGGCCGCTGGTTTGCGCGGGTGAGCTAGGTTTTACAAGGAAGATCGGTAAACTGCGCGAAACCTGTTTGTGGAGAGTTTTTTCATGGTCAACAGTTGGCGTGTGCAACAAGCCGCACGAGAGATTCGCGCCGGGGCGGTGATTGCCTATCCAACCGAAGCCGTCTGGGGGCTGGGTTGCGACCCGTGGAACGAAGACGCGGTGGATCGGCTGCTGGCGATCAAGAATCGCTCGGTCGACAAGGGACTGATTCTGGTCGCCGACAACATTCGCCAGTTCGACTTCCTGTTCGAAGACTTCCCGCAAGAGTGGATCGACCGCATGGCCAGCACCTGGCCGGGGCCGAATACCTGGCTGGTGCCCCATCAGAACTTGCTGCCGGAGTGGGTCACCGGAGTGCACGATACCGTGGCGCTGCGAGTCAGTGATCACCCGCAGGTGCGTGATTTGTGCTCGATGGTCGGGCCGTTGATCTCCACGTCGGCCAACCCGCAGGGGCGGCCGGCGGCGCGTACGCGGCTGCGGGTCGAGCAGTATTTCCGTGGACAGATCGATTTGATCCTGGGTGGCCAGTTGGGCGGTCGCAAGAATCCCAGTGTCATCCGTGATCTGGCCACCGGTAATGTCATTCGTCCCGACTGACATCACTTAGAACTTCATATATTGAGTGCTCTTCGGCTTTTATAGCGAGGAGTACTACGCATGTCTGCGATTTATCCTTCAAGTAATTAACCGAGTTAAACACTTCGTTGTTTTGTTCTTTTCCATACGCGTAAGAATAATCGGTAAGTATTCATTTTCAGTAACTTTTCCCACGTCATTATCAGAAGTCGCGCAGTGGCGATATTTCTAAAAGCATCCATTATTCCAATGCGCCAAGGAAACTTCGATAAGTCAACGTCTGCGGAGAAGGAATGGATACTACGGATTTGCAACTCATGGATTATCTGCAGTCACTTCAGGCAACTTTGAGCAGTCGCCATGAAGATTGTCGCGTCGTTACTCTTGATGCGGGTTCAGATACGCAAGAGTTTGAACGATTCATTGGTCGGCAGTTTCGCCTGCGATTGCAACATTACATGCTGACCTCCCGGGCCCGGATGCTTGAAAAGCGGCTCGGGATCACGTCGCGCAGTACGCACTTCCTGCTTTATCAGCATGACCACCTTGTGGCGGTATTAAGGGTAACGCCTGCGCCGTTCGAGTGGGCGTCACTGGCGCATCGGCATGTTTCTCCCACCATGGCGTTGTCGCGCCATGTCGAGTTCAGCCGCTTGATTACTCACTCGCGAACCCATCTGCCCGTGCCGATCAACTGCCTGCTGGCAGCCGCCACAGCGTGGGCAATCAACCATGGATATCAAGGCGTCACTGCCTTGTGCCGAACGCCGCAACGGCGACTGTTCCAGCGATTCGGCCTGACACCGATCACCTCCGACGCCCTGCAAATCGAGCAACGCGCTCGCGGTGGCTACTGGCTGCTGTCCGCGCAATGGCAGCAGATCCTTGCGGCTGTACAACAACCTGACCACGCCACCGTAGACCAACCGGAGCACCACAATGAATGCGCCACTCAGCTTTGAACAACAGTTGATCCAGCTTGATAACCGAATCGAAAAAGCATGGGCCGAGATACTCAATGGTTCTCGCTTGGTAAAAGCCATACGTGAAGGTCGTGTGTCCAATGCCTTATATGCGATTTACATGATCGAAACCTTTCACTACACCGCGCACAATGCGCGAAACCAGGGACTGGTCGGTGTGCGTCATGCCGATAACCCGGTCTATGCAAAGTTCTGTTTTGAGCACGCAGCGCAAGAAGTAGGTCATGAAAAAATGGCCCTGCATGATGTCATGAGTCTTGGACTCAAGAATGAGAGTTTCGATATACCCCCGGCACTTCCGGCAACCGAAGTATTGATTGCCTATTTGTACTGGATATCGTTCACCGGTAATCCACTACAACGCCTCGGATACAGTTATTGGGCGGAAAATGCCTATCAATTCATCACGCCGCTAATCAATAAATTGAGCGAAACGCTGTCATTGAAACCGGCGCAATTGACGTTCTTCGTTGCTCACTCCGATATTGATGTCGAACACTTCAACGAAATAAAAGTCATCCTGCAACGTACGTGCAAGCGCCAGTGCGACTGGGACGCCATTGCCAATGTGATGGAAACCAGCTTGCGCCTGACCGGCAATATGCTTGAAGCCGTTTATGAGCAATATGAGGCCTGGCAAAACGACCTCGCGCCGCGTTATGACTTTCTCCATGCACTGGCCGACTCATGAGGCTCCTGCGGCGATTTCCCCGATGGGTGCCGGGAGGCAGGCATGGCTGACTACTTCCAGCAACTGAACTACGCACTGGGGGATGAAGACTCCGCGCTGGAATACGCGATCCTGCCCGCACGTGCCAGGCACGTGATGGGCATCGCCGGGAGTGGCGGACGGCTGTTGCCGCTGTTGGCCCGCAGTCCGGCGCGCATGACCTGTACCGATATCAGCGCGCCGCAACTGGCGTACACGCGGTTACGATTTGCCCTGCTGGAACAGACCGATCACGAAACGTTCATGGATTTCATGGGGTACCGGGCGGGGACTCTGGTGTCACGACGCCAATCCATCCTGCAGCAACTCAACGTACCGCGAGCCGATCGGCGCTGGCTGGCGGAGTTGTTCCAGGCCCGTCAATGGCAAGCGCCGATCTACATGGGGGCGTTCGAGCAAACCCTACAGCGGTTGGCGAAGATCAACCGGCTATTTACTGGCAAGGCGGGGCGGGAGATTTTTCAGTGCCGGGACCTCGACGAGCAAACGAACTATTACCGAACCCGTTTCCCCCTGAAGCGCTGGCGGGCGGTGATTGCGTTGTTGGGCAACGCAGCGGTGCTCAACTCGCTGCTGTACAAGGGCTCGTTTCCCCGCAACAACCTGGGTATCAGTTCTCGCGAGGTGTACCTGGGGATTTTCCATGCCCTGTTCACCACGCAAGTCGTGCGTGAGAGCTTTTTCCTGCAAATGCTGTTTTTCGGTGAACTGCGCGACCCGCAAGGTTTCCCGCTGGAGTGCGAGCCGGAAATTTTCCACAAGGCCCGTGAAGCTCTTCAACAGTGCGAGTTGCGGGTGGTGCAGGCCGACATCCTCGATTGCGCCGCCAACCACACGGATATCGATTTCGTCTCGCTCTCGGACGTGCCTTCCTTCATGCCCAAGGCCACCGGTGCCAGCGTCTTGCAGCGCTTGCGCCCGTCATTGGCCGAGGAAGCGCTGACGGTCATCCGTGCCCATTTGCATGTTGTCCGGCCCGATTGTGCAGGTTTCTGCGATACCACCGCCGAATACCAGGCAGCGATCGCACGAGAGAAAACCCAGCTCTGGCGTGTGCAGGTCTATCGCCGGACGACATCTTTGCAGGCATCCCGATGAATACTCAGCAACCGACCGTCAATTGGGTAAAAAACCGTGTCAGACAGGCGCGCGCCGATCAGCAGCAGTTGTTCGATTCCGGGCTCAACGGCTTGGAACTGGTCAGGCGTGAGGGCAAGGACATTGAGTTGAGCAGCGGCGAACGGCTGACCGAGTTCCTCTCATGCTCTTACCTGGGACTGGAGTGTGATCCACGCCTGATTCACAGTGCGGTGAGCGCCGTGAAATCCTTTGGTGTGCAGTTTGCCGCCGCACGCACCCGCGCGCTGCTGCCGCCAATGCTCGAGCTGGACGAGCAGTTGAACCAGATATTTCAGGGGCACACGGTCACCTTCAACTCGGTGGGCAGTGCGCATCTGGGCTGTCTGCCTTTGCTGGGTTCTGGCGAGTTGCCGTCCTACCCGTTACGGCGTGGTCCTTGCTGGATCGTCGACCGGGCGGCGCATGCCTCGATGCAAGTGCTGCAAGGGATTCTGTGGCAGTTCGGGCCCGTCCAGCGTTGCGATTGCAGTGATGTGGAGCAAGTCGAGCAGGCCTGCTCCACTGCGGTAGCCGCGGGCAATACCCCGATCATCCTGACCGACAGCATTGGCTCGATGCGGGGTGTGTATCCGATCAATCGACTGCTGCAACTCGCGGAGCGCTTTGAGGGATATCTGTATGCGGATGATGCTCACGGCACCTCGATCCACGGCACGTCAGGGGGTGGTTATGCACTCGCCGCGGCCGATGCGCGACTGCGCCACCGCTTGATCCTTCTGTCTTCGCTGTCCAAGGCGTTTGGTGCGACGGGCGGGGCGATTACCGTGCTGACCGCCGCCGATGCCGAGATGATCAGACGCCATGCGTCGACCTATACCTTCGGCGGGCCACTGTCGATGGGCGGCGTTGGCGCGGCGGTCGCCTCCGGGGACATTCACCTGTCGCCTGAGCTCGGGCTATTACAGGCGGCCCTGTGGCGAAATGTGGCCGTGATCGACGCTTTGCTAGGCCCGGTGCTGGGTAACCATGAAGTCGCCTCGCCTATTCGTTTTGTCCGTGTCGGCGCCGAGCGCGATGCGATCAATCTGGCGCTGCACCTGCGGCGGCAGGGCATTGCGGTCACCACCGCACTGTTTCCGGTGGTGGCCAAAGGTGAGGCGATTCTGCGTCTGGCCATCAGTGCGATCCACAGTCAGACCCAGTTGGAATGTCTGGCCAATGCCATCACGGACGGATTCGATGAGTTGGGCATTCGTCAGGGAGGGCGCGGCGATGAACATTGATCCGACAGTCCCGCCCGATCAGGCCTTTGCGCGCAAACTTGCCGATGCGCGGTCACTGCCGTGGTTCTGTAAATTGTGTCCGCAGATCCTGCAGGTGCAGACCCGGGAAGACCTGCATCGCCTGCCGATCCAAGCCGTGGAAGATGAACACGGTGGTGTGTTGTTTTCCGCGCTGGGCGAGGCTTCGCACCGTGCGCCGGGTGGCGGGCTGACCCTGACGTCGGGAGGCAGCACCGGCAACCGTAAACACATCACCCATTCCTGGGCATTCAACGCGAGCATCGTGCCTTTGGGTGCGAGGATGTTCGGTGTGGCGGATGAACGTCCCGGAGTGGTCATCAACTGCCTGACCGCCGGCGAGATGCAGGGCGCTTTTCAGTACGCCGCAGCCATCGTCGAGCACATCGGTGCGCGCCTGTTGCCCGCTGGAGCATTGATGGGCGTTCAGCGGATTGCCGAGCTGATTCAGTCGCAAACGGCCGATGCGTTGATGTGCACCCCTTCCTTTGCGGCAGCTCTTTTCAACCACGACGATATTGATACAGAGCAATTGGCCAGTCTGCGATGGTTCTACTACATCGGGGAGCCATGCAGTCAGCGGCTGCGCGATCAATTGGCGCGGGACTGGCCCACCATAAAGGTACGGTCGCTGGGCTACAGCTCGACGGAGACCGGCCCCATCGGCTTTCAGTGCGCTCATCTTGAGCACGGCTTCTATCATCTGCACGCCGACACCATGCTGCTCGAAGTGGTTGATCCACTGACCCTGCAAGCAGTGGCCGAAGGTGAGCGCGGCGAGTTTTTGCTGACATCCCTGCTGCCAGATCACGTGCCGTTGTTGCGGTATCGGATTGGTGATCGTGGGCGGGTGCTGCGTAATGTGGCGAAGTGTGCCTGTGGCAGCACACTGCCCGTGCTGCAACTCGAGGGGAGGGTCGAAACCACGATCAAACTGGGCGGCGCGATCGTCACGCAGCGGCAGGTCATGAGCGTACTCGCCCGGGCGCTGCCTGACCTGGACACTAGCGACGTTCAGGTACAGATCAATCGGCAGGCCAATGGTGCCCGCATGCGACTGGTGATTGCTCAGGACAAACTGCCTGCCCGTGCAGAAGTCGCCCTCGAACAGGCGTTGCAAAGCGAAGCGCAAGCCAGCGCTCTGCTCAGATTGCCTGGCGTGTTGGGATTGCGGATACAGCGTCTTGACCGCAGTGGTTTCGAAACAACCTCTGCCGGCAAGACGCCGTTTTTTGTCGAGCTGGGCATTACCCCGGACTCAACGGGGTAGCGTGGTGTCACGGCAGCAGGACGGTCGAGCCGGTGGTGCGCCGAGCCGACAACTCGGTCTGCGCCTTCGCTGCGTCAGCCAGTGGATAACGCTGGCTGATATCGACCTTGAGCTTGCCGCTGATGATCATTTCGAACAGCTCATCGGCCATGCGCTGCAGGTTTTCGGCGTTGTTGGCGTAGGTCGCCAGGGTCGGACGAGTCACGTAGAGCGAGCCCTTCGCCGAAAGGATGCCCAGATTCACGCCGTCCACTGCGCCAGAGGCATTACCGAAACTCACGACCAGACCGCGCGGCGACACGCTGTCCAGCGACGTCAGCCAGGTGTCTTTGCCGACGCCGTCGTAGACCACCGGGACTTTCTTGCCGTCGGTCAACTCCAGTACGCGTTCGGCAACATTTTCGTGGCTGTAGTCGATGGTTGCCCAGGCCCCGTTGGCCTTGGCCAAGTCGGCTTTTTCTTTCGAACTCACGGTGCCGATCAGCTTCACGCCCAACGCCTTGGCCCATTGGCAGGCCAACGAGCCGACGCCCCCGGCAGCGGCGTGGAACAGGATGGTTTCGCCACCCTTGAGTTCGTAGGTCTGGCGCAGCAGGTATTGCACGGTCAGGCCCTTGAGCATCACCCCGGCGGCGGTTTCAAAACTGATCTCGTCCGGCAGCTTCACCAGATTGGCTTCAGGCAGGACGTGCAATTCGCTGTAGGCGCCCAGCGGGCCACTGCCGTACGCCACACGATCACCGACCTTGAAACGGGTGACGTCGCTGCCGACCGCATCAACGATGCCGGCGCCTTCAGCGCCCAGGCCAGACGGCAGGGCTGGCGGTGCATAGAGGCCGCTGCGGAAATAGGTGTCGATGAAGTTCAGGCCGATGGCCTTGTTGGCCACACGTACTTGATTGGGGCCGGGTGCCGCGGGTTGGTAGTCAACATATTCGAGCACTTCGGGACCGCCGTGGACGCGGAACTGGATACGCTTTGCCATCTGCCTGCTCTCCTTGGGTCTTTTGCGAGGTCCCTATCCAACTCTCATGCTTGATCTTCGTCAACTGCGGCGCGCTTGCCTGCGGTGGTATGCTACGCGCCCATTTGCGCCGACCCCCGCCTGCGGGGCGCCGCGTAGTTATGCCCCGTTCAAGGTGAAGCCATGACGACCCGCACCGACGCCGTAAAGGCCTATCTGCTCGACCTGCAAGACCGCATCTGCGCCGCACTCGAAAACGAGGACGGCGGCACGCGTTTCGTCGAAGACGCCTGGACCCGGCCTGCCGGCGGTGGTGGTCGCACCCGCGTGATCGAGAACGGCACGCTGATCGAAAAGGGCGGCGTCAACTTTTCCCACGTCTTTGGCAGCGGTCTGCCACCCTCGGCCAGCGCCCATCGTCCGGAATTGGCCGGCCGTGGCTTCGAAGCCCTGGGTGTGTCGCTGGTGATTCACCCGCACAACCCACACGTGCCAACGTCCCACGCCAACGTGCGCTTTTTCATCGCCGAGAAGGAGGGCGAAGAGCCGGTCTGGTGGTTTGGCGGCGGCTTCGACCTGACCCCGTATTACGGCAATGAAGAAGACTGCATTCACTGGCACCGCGTCGCCGAGCAAGCCTGCGCGCCGTTCGGTCCGGACGTGTATCCGCGCTACAAGGCGTGGTGCGACACCTACTTCCACATCAAGCATCGCCACGAACCGCGCGGCATCGGCGGCCTGTTTTTCGATGACCTGAACGAGTGGGATTTCGACACCAGTTTCGCTTTCATGCGTGCCATCGGTGATGCCTACATCGACGCTTATCTGCCGATTGTGCAGCGCCGCAAGAACGATGCGTTCACCGCCCAGCAGCGCGAGTTCCAGGAATTCCGCCGTGGCCGTTACGTCGAGTTCAACCTGGTTTACGACCGTGGCACGCTGTTCGGTCTGCAATCGGGCGGGCGCACCGAGTCGATCCTCATGTCGCTGCCGCCGCAAGTGCGTTGGGGCTACGACTGGAAGGCCGAGCCTGGTAGCGAAGAGGCGCGTCTGACCGAATATTTCCTGCAAGACCGCGACTGGCTGGCCCAGGCCTGAGGACATCTGATGGATCGTTACGTCGTTTTCGGTAACCCGATCGGTCACAGCAAGTCGCCGATGATTCACAAA of the Pseudomonas sp. Seg1 genome contains:
- a CDS encoding AMP-binding protein, with product MSWAFVREGAAMNIDPTVPPDQAFARKLADARSLPWFCKLCPQILQVQTREDLHRLPIQAVEDEHGGVLFSALGEASHRAPGGGLTLTSGGSTGNRKHITHSWAFNASIVPLGARMFGVADERPGVVINCLTAGEMQGAFQYAAAIVEHIGARLLPAGALMGVQRIAELIQSQTADALMCTPSFAAALFNHDDIDTEQLASLRWFYYIGEPCSQRLRDQLARDWPTIKVRSLGYSSTETGPIGFQCAHLEHGFYHLHADTMLLEVVDPLTLQAVAEGERGEFLLTSLLPDHVPLLRYRIGDRGRVLRNVAKCACGSTLPVLQLEGRVETTIKLGGAIVTQRQVMSVLARALPDLDTSDVQVQINRQANGARMRLVIAQDKLPARAEVALEQALQSEAQASALLRLPGVLGLRIQRLDRSGFETTSAGKTPFFVELGITPDSTG
- a CDS encoding L-threonylcarbamoyladenylate synthase; the encoded protein is MVNSWRVQQAAREIRAGAVIAYPTEAVWGLGCDPWNEDAVDRLLAIKNRSVDKGLILVADNIRQFDFLFEDFPQEWIDRMASTWPGPNTWLVPHQNLLPEWVTGVHDTVALRVSDHPQVRDLCSMVGPLISTSANPQGRPAARTRLRVEQYFRGQIDLILGGQLGGRKNPSVIRDLATGNVIRPD
- a CDS encoding DUF3419 family protein; its protein translation is MADYFQQLNYALGDEDSALEYAILPARARHVMGIAGSGGRLLPLLARSPARMTCTDISAPQLAYTRLRFALLEQTDHETFMDFMGYRAGTLVSRRQSILQQLNVPRADRRWLAELFQARQWQAPIYMGAFEQTLQRLAKINRLFTGKAGREIFQCRDLDEQTNYYRTRFPLKRWRAVIALLGNAAVLNSLLYKGSFPRNNLGISSREVYLGIFHALFTTQVVRESFFLQMLFFGELRDPQGFPLECEPEIFHKAREALQQCELRVVQADILDCAANHTDIDFVSLSDVPSFMPKATGASVLQRLRPSLAEEALTVIRAHLHVVRPDCAGFCDTTAEYQAAIAREKTQLWRVQVYRRTTSLQASR
- a CDS encoding iron-containing redox enzyme family protein — encoded protein: MNAPLSFEQQLIQLDNRIEKAWAEILNGSRLVKAIREGRVSNALYAIYMIETFHYTAHNARNQGLVGVRHADNPVYAKFCFEHAAQEVGHEKMALHDVMSLGLKNESFDIPPALPATEVLIAYLYWISFTGNPLQRLGYSYWAENAYQFITPLINKLSETLSLKPAQLTFFVAHSDIDVEHFNEIKVILQRTCKRQCDWDAIANVMETSLRLTGNMLEAVYEQYEAWQNDLAPRYDFLHALADS
- a CDS encoding aminotransferase class I/II-fold pyridoxal phosphate-dependent enzyme, with translation MNTQQPTVNWVKNRVRQARADQQQLFDSGLNGLELVRREGKDIELSSGERLTEFLSCSYLGLECDPRLIHSAVSAVKSFGVQFAAARTRALLPPMLELDEQLNQIFQGHTVTFNSVGSAHLGCLPLLGSGELPSYPLRRGPCWIVDRAAHASMQVLQGILWQFGPVQRCDCSDVEQVEQACSTAVAAGNTPIILTDSIGSMRGVYPINRLLQLAERFEGYLYADDAHGTSIHGTSGGGYALAAADARLRHRLILLSSLSKAFGATGGAITVLTAADAEMIRRHASTYTFGGPLSMGGVGAAVASGDIHLSPELGLLQAALWRNVAVIDALLGPVLGNHEVASPIRFVRVGAERDAINLALHLRRQGIAVTTALFPVVAKGEAILRLAISAIHSQTQLECLANAITDGFDELGIRQGGRGDEH
- a CDS encoding NADPH:quinone reductase; this encodes MAKRIQFRVHGGPEVLEYVDYQPAAPGPNQVRVANKAIGLNFIDTYFRSGLYAPPALPSGLGAEGAGIVDAVGSDVTRFKVGDRVAYGSGPLGAYSELHVLPEANLVKLPDEISFETAAGVMLKGLTVQYLLRQTYELKGGETILFHAAAGGVGSLACQWAKALGVKLIGTVSSKEKADLAKANGAWATIDYSHENVAERVLELTDGKKVPVVYDGVGKDTWLTSLDSVSPRGLVVSFGNASGAVDGVNLGILSAKGSLYVTRPTLATYANNAENLQRMADELFEMIISGKLKVDISQRYPLADAAKAQTELSARRTTGSTVLLP
- the hemF gene encoding oxygen-dependent coproporphyrinogen oxidase, which encodes MTTRTDAVKAYLLDLQDRICAALENEDGGTRFVEDAWTRPAGGGGRTRVIENGTLIEKGGVNFSHVFGSGLPPSASAHRPELAGRGFEALGVSLVIHPHNPHVPTSHANVRFFIAEKEGEEPVWWFGGGFDLTPYYGNEEDCIHWHRVAEQACAPFGPDVYPRYKAWCDTYFHIKHRHEPRGIGGLFFDDLNEWDFDTSFAFMRAIGDAYIDAYLPIVQRRKNDAFTAQQREFQEFRRGRYVEFNLVYDRGTLFGLQSGGRTESILMSLPPQVRWGYDWKAEPGSEEARLTEYFLQDRDWLAQA